Proteins co-encoded in one Lates calcarifer isolate ASB-BC8 linkage group LG17, TLL_Latcal_v3, whole genome shotgun sequence genomic window:
- the mcoln3b gene encoding mucolipin-3 isoform X1: protein MVEADRASDRELLSIIQQCSDMEESRDLYDVYNTNASPPWTEPQHQCLEELDNVECLRRKIKYYFMNPCEKYHARGRKPWKLILQIIKIAIITIQLVSFGLSNQMVVTFKEESLMTFRHLFLKDYVDGSMDTYAVYRQEDVYDHIDYIIEQYGILHNTTVGNHEYEKNGAFYTPLTLCQEYYRNGTIFPGNETFEIDAQVETECLEVYPMYRPSLRQALPHFELHFKRMLSVKMTFVLKAINLQTVRHRELPDCYDFTVIITFHNQAHSGRIKVDLENDVDINECRGWKVTGASARNIHLTVLFDCLIIIMCIVSFTLCTRSVINGIQLMSEYTLYCRNYCSKQVPMSDKLEFLSGWYILIIVSDTLTIIGSILKMAIQTKVLTSYDVCSILLGTGTMFVWIGAIRYMGYFRKYNILILTLRAAFPNVIRFICCAGIIYLSYCFCGWIVLGPYHEKFRTLNTVSECLFSLINGDDMFPTFKNMKQKSSLVWIFSRVYLYTFVSLFIYMILSLFITIITDTYDTIKQQQQSGIPTSELQKFLSVCKDLPNSGVYRLDENNSCFLNCCINRCREHQERLTSEA, encoded by the exons ATGGTGGAGGCAGATCGGGCTTCAGACCGAGAGCTGCTGTCTATTATTCAACAATGCTCAG ATATGGAGGAGTCCAGAGACTTGTATGATGTGTACAACACAAATGCCTCCCCTCCGTGGACAGAACCCCAGCATCAGTGTCTGGAGGAACTGGACAATGTGGAGTGTCTCAGAAGGAAGATCAAATATTACTTTATGAATCCCTGTGAGAAATATCACGCTCGTGGACGAAAACCATGGAAACTCATACTGCAGATTATTAAAATTGCCATCATCACCATCCAG CTGGTGTCTTTTGGCCTCAGTAACCAGATGGTGGTCACGTTCAAGGAGGAAAGTCTGATGACATTCAGGCACCTTTTCTTGAAAGATTATGTTGATGGAAGCATGGATACGTATGCTGTCTACAGACAGGAGGATGTATATGATCATATCGATTACATAATCGAGCAG TATGGAATTCTGCACAACACCACGGTGGGAAATCATGAATATGAGAAAAACGGTGCTTTCTACACACCGTTGACACTGTGTCAGGAGTACTACAGGAACGGCACCATCTTCCCTGGAAATGAGACCTTTGAAATCGACGCCCAAGTGGAAACTG AATGCCTTGAAGTTTATCCGATGTATCGCCCGTCATTGCGGCAAGCACTTCCACATTTTGAATTACATTTCAAAAG GATGCTCTCTGTCAAGATGACATTTGTTCTTAAGGCCATAAATTTACAGACTGTGAGACATCGAGAGCTGCCAGACTGCTACGACTTCACTGTGATC ATCACTTTCCACAACCAAGCTCACAGTGGCAGGATAAAGGTTGACCTGGAAAATGATGTAGACATCAATGAATGCAGAGGCTGGAAAGTAACTGGAGCGT cTGCTAGAAACATACACCTGACTGTGCTGTTTGACTGCCTCATCATCATAATGTGCATTGTCTCCTTCACGCTCTGCACACGCTCAGTGATTAATGGGATTCAACTGATGAGT GAGTACACACTCTACTGCAGAAACTACTGCAGTAAACAAGTCCCAATGTCAGACAAGCTGGAGTTTTTGAGTGGTTGGTATATCCTGATCATTGTCAGCGACACACTGACCATCATTGGCTCCATTCTGAAGATGGCGATCCAGACTAAG GTCCTCACAAGCTATGATGTTTGCAGCATCTTACTCGGCACAGGCACCATGTTCGTCTGGATTGGGGCCATCCGCTACATGGGCTACTTTAGGAAGTATAAT ATTCTCATCCTGACACTCAGGGCTGCTTTCCCAAATGTTATCCGTTTCATCTGCTGTGCTGGAATCATCTACCTGAGTTACTGCTTCTGCGGCTGGATCGTCCTTGGCCCCTACCATGAGAAG TTCCGGACCTTGAACACGGTGTCAGagtgtctgttttctctgatcAACGGAGACGACATGTTCCCCACCTTCAAGAACATGAAGCAGAAGAGCAGCCTGGTGTGGATTTTCAGCAGGGTCTACCTCTACACCTTTGTCTCACTCTTCATCTACATGATCCTCAGCCTTTTCATTACAATCATCACTGACACCTACGACACCATAAAG caacaacagcagagtggaATCCCGacatcagagctgcagaaaTTCTTGTCAGTGTGCAAAGACCTGCCAAACTCTGGGGTGTACAGACTCGACGAGAACAACAGCTGCTTCTTGAACTGCTGCATCAACAG GTGCAGGGAGCATCAAGAGAGGCTGACCTCAGAGGCATAG
- the mcoln3b gene encoding mucolipin-3 isoform X2, translated as MEESRDLYDVYNTNASPPWTEPQHQCLEELDNVECLRRKIKYYFMNPCEKYHARGRKPWKLILQIIKIAIITIQLVSFGLSNQMVVTFKEESLMTFRHLFLKDYVDGSMDTYAVYRQEDVYDHIDYIIEQYGILHNTTVGNHEYEKNGAFYTPLTLCQEYYRNGTIFPGNETFEIDAQVETECLEVYPMYRPSLRQALPHFELHFKRMLSVKMTFVLKAINLQTVRHRELPDCYDFTVIITFHNQAHSGRIKVDLENDVDINECRGWKVTGASARNIHLTVLFDCLIIIMCIVSFTLCTRSVINGIQLMSEYTLYCRNYCSKQVPMSDKLEFLSGWYILIIVSDTLTIIGSILKMAIQTKVLTSYDVCSILLGTGTMFVWIGAIRYMGYFRKYNILILTLRAAFPNVIRFICCAGIIYLSYCFCGWIVLGPYHEKFRTLNTVSECLFSLINGDDMFPTFKNMKQKSSLVWIFSRVYLYTFVSLFIYMILSLFITIITDTYDTIKQQQQSGIPTSELQKFLSVCKDLPNSGVYRLDENNSCFLNCCINRCREHQERLTSEA; from the exons ATGGAGGAGTCCAGAGACTTGTATGATGTGTACAACACAAATGCCTCCCCTCCGTGGACAGAACCCCAGCATCAGTGTCTGGAGGAACTGGACAATGTGGAGTGTCTCAGAAGGAAGATCAAATATTACTTTATGAATCCCTGTGAGAAATATCACGCTCGTGGACGAAAACCATGGAAACTCATACTGCAGATTATTAAAATTGCCATCATCACCATCCAG CTGGTGTCTTTTGGCCTCAGTAACCAGATGGTGGTCACGTTCAAGGAGGAAAGTCTGATGACATTCAGGCACCTTTTCTTGAAAGATTATGTTGATGGAAGCATGGATACGTATGCTGTCTACAGACAGGAGGATGTATATGATCATATCGATTACATAATCGAGCAG TATGGAATTCTGCACAACACCACGGTGGGAAATCATGAATATGAGAAAAACGGTGCTTTCTACACACCGTTGACACTGTGTCAGGAGTACTACAGGAACGGCACCATCTTCCCTGGAAATGAGACCTTTGAAATCGACGCCCAAGTGGAAACTG AATGCCTTGAAGTTTATCCGATGTATCGCCCGTCATTGCGGCAAGCACTTCCACATTTTGAATTACATTTCAAAAG GATGCTCTCTGTCAAGATGACATTTGTTCTTAAGGCCATAAATTTACAGACTGTGAGACATCGAGAGCTGCCAGACTGCTACGACTTCACTGTGATC ATCACTTTCCACAACCAAGCTCACAGTGGCAGGATAAAGGTTGACCTGGAAAATGATGTAGACATCAATGAATGCAGAGGCTGGAAAGTAACTGGAGCGT cTGCTAGAAACATACACCTGACTGTGCTGTTTGACTGCCTCATCATCATAATGTGCATTGTCTCCTTCACGCTCTGCACACGCTCAGTGATTAATGGGATTCAACTGATGAGT GAGTACACACTCTACTGCAGAAACTACTGCAGTAAACAAGTCCCAATGTCAGACAAGCTGGAGTTTTTGAGTGGTTGGTATATCCTGATCATTGTCAGCGACACACTGACCATCATTGGCTCCATTCTGAAGATGGCGATCCAGACTAAG GTCCTCACAAGCTATGATGTTTGCAGCATCTTACTCGGCACAGGCACCATGTTCGTCTGGATTGGGGCCATCCGCTACATGGGCTACTTTAGGAAGTATAAT ATTCTCATCCTGACACTCAGGGCTGCTTTCCCAAATGTTATCCGTTTCATCTGCTGTGCTGGAATCATCTACCTGAGTTACTGCTTCTGCGGCTGGATCGTCCTTGGCCCCTACCATGAGAAG TTCCGGACCTTGAACACGGTGTCAGagtgtctgttttctctgatcAACGGAGACGACATGTTCCCCACCTTCAAGAACATGAAGCAGAAGAGCAGCCTGGTGTGGATTTTCAGCAGGGTCTACCTCTACACCTTTGTCTCACTCTTCATCTACATGATCCTCAGCCTTTTCATTACAATCATCACTGACACCTACGACACCATAAAG caacaacagcagagtggaATCCCGacatcagagctgcagaaaTTCTTGTCAGTGTGCAAAGACCTGCCAAACTCTGGGGTGTACAGACTCGACGAGAACAACAGCTGCTTCTTGAACTGCTGCATCAACAG GTGCAGGGAGCATCAAGAGAGGCTGACCTCAGAGGCATAG